One genomic region from Nostoc sphaeroides encodes:
- a CDS encoding type I polyketide synthase, with product MSAYSIDTALAELESLINNCEKAVMKSIEEKNMKSDKSDKSVSINKINRQLQHNPIAIVGMASLLPQARNLREYWQNIVNKIDCITDVPSTHWSVEDYYDPNPRTTEDKTYCKRGGFLPEVDFNPMEFGIPPSILEVTDVSQLLSLVVAKEAMEDAGYGEKREFSRETVGVILGVAMAKQLGMPLSARLEYPIWEKVLKSSGLSDEDTQKIVEKIKSAYVKWDENAFPGMLANVVAGRIANRLNFGGMNCVVDAACASSFGALKMAISELVEHRSDMMLTGGVDTDNTIMAYISFSKTPAVSPSENVKPFDAKSDGMMLGEGIGMIVLKRLEDAERDNDKIYAVIKGIGTSSDGRYKSIYAPRKEGQVKALERAYEDAGFSPATVGLMEAHGTGTMAGDPTEFGSLKDFFDVHDHKKQHIALGSVKSQIGHTKAAAGAASLIKTALALHHKVLPPTINITEPNPKLNIKNSSFYLNTETRPWIRPEGEAPRRAGVSSFGFGGTNYHVVLEEYEAEQNHAYRLHSGANEILLFAPTVEQLLSKSEEILGKLRSPDASTHYAQLVNECKSQQIPLSAPRFGFVAENLEEACKFLQTSIDWLKLKGTAASWEHPQGIYYRASGMELGGKVVSLFSGQGSQYLEMGRELVMNFPLMRRLHGYMDSLLLKDNLQPLSEIVFPHPVFGEAEKNVQIAALQRTEYAQPAIGVLSAGMYSILQQAGFKSDFVAGHSFGELTALWAAGVLSTEDYLFLVKARGQAMAAPEDPDHDAGSMLAVKEDISKVEAVIRHFPQVAIANQNSPTQFVLAGPTAEIAKVREILHEKGYTAVLLPVSAAFHTPLIAFAQKSFAIATKSVKFQSPKIPVYSNVTSKQYPKEAQGIQKILETHLSNSVLFKQEIENIYAAGGTCFVEFGPRRILSNLVKEILGDRPHITVSLNPSTQKNSDRSLREAVVQLRVIGLALNNLDPYQLPQTIPPIETKKTLNVRLNGINYRSEKTKNAFALALQDGHKVTLPTPEYSDAVPLFSSPGVTPTLAAIETNGHKKSTATMNGVITQTEQQMNPVTLSQPVQESKMQPTPEKLTNYEQLLASLEYLLTQFQENQAENLQVHGTYLNHQMEYAKAFFQLMQQQNSLLSESKSTAETAKMKLVVMESLERSMMQFHSQQGETLRIHEQYLQEQLEYTKSFFQLIQQEYSQIISGDGATQLTEISNFIPFTTETTVSDAPLPATTKIVESQPLPVTEPVAKNGLNVTQEPLPSAVEPVVETPVSPETRAIETRSIASLLPTPHFATVEPVVAPPVPVVEPQAEVVVKISSPPVEEVVAFTPEPAPVSNATIDIVDLDKNLLAITSDKTGYPVEMLEMDMDMEADLGIDSIKRVEILGALQEMYPNLPKPNLEELSEKRTIGQVVEYLQSHASKSITVEIAVHEVQQATEISVEAAPVVEVVIAPEPSVVVAFTPEPEPATSDEFANLGETLLAITSDKTGYPVEMLELEMDMEADLGIDSIKRVEILGAMQEMYPNLPKPNIEELGDLRTIGQIVDYLQQLAGGEKKKSEPEFVQQQPPQLEHELEHNIQRHLVKLRSLPQPDYLDFTLPEGHIGLITDDGSLTTYKLTESLIEKGWKVVVISFPQSLIAQQAPLPTGVTRVTLANLSEEHLQQQLQAIASHCGAIGAFIHLHPMFVGNHTGSISYNASEKAIVKHVFLMAKHLKPSLNEAAKHGRSCFCTVAHLDGAFGLEYKVNFGAIGAGLFGLTKTLRWEWPKVFTRAIDLSPRLDAKQSVQNIIAELHDPNLYISEVGYGSQGRVTIIAD from the coding sequence ATGTCTGCTTATTCGATTGATACTGCATTAGCGGAGTTAGAAAGCCTTATCAATAATTGTGAAAAGGCTGTGATGAAGTCTATAGAGGAAAAAAACATGAAGTCAGATAAATCAGATAAATCAGTGTCAATCAACAAAATTAACAGACAATTACAACACAATCCTATAGCCATTGTTGGGATGGCTTCTCTATTGCCTCAAGCCAGAAATTTGCGGGAATACTGGCAAAATATAGTAAACAAAATTGACTGTATTACTGATGTTCCTTCGACTCACTGGAGCGTCGAAGATTATTACGATCCCAATCCCAGAACTACTGAAGATAAAACCTACTGTAAAAGAGGCGGGTTTCTTCCAGAGGTAGATTTTAACCCGATGGAATTCGGCATACCACCGAGCATTTTAGAAGTCACAGATGTATCGCAACTATTAAGTTTAGTAGTTGCAAAAGAGGCGATGGAAGATGCAGGTTATGGCGAAAAACGTGAGTTTAGCCGCGAAACTGTTGGCGTAATCTTAGGCGTGGCGATGGCCAAGCAATTAGGAATGCCACTTTCTGCCAGGTTGGAATATCCGATTTGGGAAAAAGTTCTCAAAAGCAGTGGTTTATCTGATGAAGATACCCAAAAAATAGTTGAGAAAATCAAAAGCGCTTATGTGAAGTGGGATGAGAACGCTTTCCCTGGAATGCTAGCTAACGTAGTCGCGGGTAGAATTGCCAATCGCCTGAATTTTGGCGGGATGAATTGTGTAGTTGACGCGGCTTGCGCTAGTTCTTTCGGTGCTTTAAAAATGGCAATTAGTGAGCTAGTTGAGCATCGTTCTGATATGATGCTGACTGGTGGTGTTGATACCGATAACACCATCATGGCTTACATCTCATTCAGCAAAACACCGGCGGTTTCTCCTAGTGAAAATGTCAAACCTTTTGATGCTAAATCTGATGGGATGATGCTGGGTGAAGGTATCGGGATGATTGTCCTGAAACGGTTAGAAGATGCTGAACGGGACAACGATAAAATATATGCCGTAATTAAAGGTATTGGTACTTCCAGCGATGGGCGTTACAAGAGCATTTATGCTCCGCGCAAAGAAGGCCAAGTTAAAGCTTTAGAACGTGCTTATGAAGATGCCGGTTTTTCTCCCGCTACCGTTGGTTTGATGGAAGCACATGGCACTGGTACAATGGCTGGAGATCCGACAGAATTCGGTTCTTTAAAAGACTTCTTTGATGTACACGATCACAAAAAGCAGCACATTGCTTTGGGTAGTGTGAAATCACAAATCGGACACACAAAAGCGGCTGCGGGTGCGGCGAGTTTGATTAAAACTGCTTTGGCTTTACATCACAAAGTATTACCGCCGACAATTAACATCACTGAGCCAAATCCCAAACTCAACATTAAAAATTCATCCTTTTATTTGAATACTGAAACTAGACCTTGGATTCGTCCAGAAGGGGAAGCGCCAAGACGTGCGGGTGTAAGTTCCTTTGGATTTGGTGGAACCAACTATCACGTTGTTTTGGAAGAATATGAAGCTGAACAAAACCACGCTTACCGCTTACACAGTGGTGCTAATGAAATATTGTTGTTTGCTCCCACAGTAGAGCAATTGTTGAGCAAGTCGGAAGAGATTTTAGGTAAGTTGCGTTCACCAGATGCCTCTACACATTACGCACAATTAGTCAATGAGTGCAAATCACAACAAATTCCGCTTTCTGCTCCCCGATTTGGATTTGTAGCTGAAAATCTCGAAGAAGCTTGCAAGTTCCTGCAAACTAGCATTGACTGGCTAAAACTTAAAGGAACAGCCGCATCTTGGGAACATCCCCAAGGGATTTATTACCGCGCCTCTGGTATGGAGTTGGGCGGAAAAGTTGTCTCTCTATTTTCTGGACAAGGTTCGCAATACTTGGAGATGGGACGCGAACTGGTGATGAATTTTCCTTTGATGCGCCGTCTTCATGGTTATATGGATAGCCTGTTGCTCAAAGATAATTTGCAGCCGTTGTCAGAAATCGTTTTTCCTCATCCTGTGTTTGGAGAGGCAGAAAAAAATGTCCAAATTGCTGCCTTGCAACGCACAGAATACGCTCAACCAGCCATCGGGGTGTTGAGTGCAGGGATGTACAGCATACTGCAACAAGCTGGATTTAAGTCAGATTTTGTTGCCGGTCACAGCTTTGGGGAACTAACAGCTTTGTGGGCTGCGGGAGTTTTGAGTACCGAAGATTACTTGTTCTTAGTGAAAGCTAGGGGTCAAGCAATGGCTGCACCCGAAGATCCAGATCATGATGCGGGAAGTATGCTGGCTGTCAAAGAAGACATCAGCAAAGTTGAAGCAGTAATCAGACATTTTCCCCAAGTTGCGATCGCTAATCAAAATTCTCCAACTCAATTTGTCTTGGCTGGCCCCACCGCAGAAATAGCGAAAGTCAGAGAGATTTTACACGAGAAAGGATATACAGCTGTATTGTTACCTGTTTCAGCAGCGTTCCATACACCGCTAATTGCCTTTGCTCAGAAATCCTTTGCGATCGCTACCAAGTCTGTCAAATTCCAAAGTCCCAAAATCCCTGTTTACAGCAACGTTACCAGTAAGCAGTATCCCAAGGAAGCTCAAGGTATTCAAAAGATTCTGGAAACGCACCTTTCTAACTCAGTGCTGTTTAAACAGGAAATTGAAAATATCTATGCGGCGGGTGGTACTTGCTTTGTGGAATTTGGGCCGAGGAGAATTCTTAGCAACTTGGTAAAAGAGATTCTTGGCGATCGCCCTCACATCACCGTATCTTTGAACCCCAGCACTCAAAAGAATAGCGATCGCTCTTTGCGAGAAGCAGTTGTGCAATTACGTGTGATTGGTTTGGCTTTGAATAACCTCGATCCTTACCAACTTCCCCAAACTATCCCCCCAATTGAGACGAAGAAGACATTAAATGTGCGTTTAAACGGGATAAACTACAGATCCGAAAAAACGAAAAATGCCTTCGCTCTAGCTTTGCAGGATGGGCATAAAGTCACATTACCCACCCCCGAATATTCTGATGCGGTTCCTTTATTTAGCAGCCCAGGTGTGACTCCAACTCTTGCAGCGATCGAGACTAACGGACATAAGAAATCCACCGCAACAATGAACGGTGTCATCACCCAAACAGAGCAACAAATGAATCCTGTTACCCTGTCACAACCAGTCCAGGAATCTAAGATGCAACCAACACCAGAAAAACTTACAAATTACGAACAACTTTTAGCAAGTTTAGAATATCTCCTGACACAGTTCCAGGAAAATCAAGCCGAGAATTTACAAGTTCACGGTACTTATCTCAACCATCAAATGGAATACGCTAAAGCGTTTTTCCAACTGATGCAGCAGCAGAATTCCTTGTTGAGTGAAAGTAAATCAACAGCCGAAACTGCCAAAATGAAGCTAGTTGTCATGGAAAGCTTAGAGCGTAGCATGATGCAGTTTCATTCCCAACAAGGTGAAACTCTACGCATCCATGAGCAATATCTTCAAGAGCAGTTGGAATATACTAAAAGCTTTTTCCAACTCATCCAGCAAGAATATTCTCAAATCATCTCTGGTGATGGAGCAACCCAACTAACAGAGATAAGCAATTTCATCCCATTCACAACAGAAACAACTGTTAGTGATGCACCATTACCCGCTACTACCAAGATAGTAGAAAGCCAGCCTTTGCCTGTAACTGAGCCTGTAGCTAAAAACGGCTTAAATGTTACTCAAGAACCTCTCCCGTCTGCTGTAGAGCCTGTAGTTGAAACTCCTGTATCCCCAGAGACGCGAGCGATCGAGACGCGATCAATCGCCTCTCTACTTCCCACTCCGCACTTCGCCACTGTAGAGCCTGTAGTCGCGCCACCTGTCCCAGTTGTAGAACCTCAAGCTGAGGTTGTAGTCAAAATTAGCTCACCCCCAGTTGAGGAAGTTGTTGCATTTACCCCAGAACCAGCACCCGTATCTAATGCAACCATCGATATTGTTGACTTGGATAAAAACCTGTTAGCCATCACCAGCGACAAGACCGGCTACCCAGTCGAAATGCTGGAAATGGACATGGACATGGAGGCGGATTTAGGAATTGACTCCATCAAACGGGTGGAAATCTTAGGGGCGCTACAAGAAATGTACCCCAACCTACCCAAGCCCAATTTAGAAGAACTGTCAGAAAAACGCACCATCGGTCAAGTTGTAGAGTATCTGCAATCGCACGCTTCCAAAAGTATTACTGTAGAAATTGCAGTTCACGAAGTACAACAAGCAACGGAGATTTCAGTAGAGGCTGCACCTGTAGTTGAGGTAGTCATTGCACCTGAACCAAGCGTAGTTGTCGCATTCACCCCAGAACCAGAACCTGCTACAAGTGATGAATTTGCAAACTTAGGCGAAACCCTGTTAGCCATCACCAGCGATAAGACCGGCTATCCAGTGGAGATGCTGGAACTGGAAATGGACATGGAAGCCGACTTGGGGATTGACTCGATTAAACGGGTAGAAATCTTAGGGGCGATGCAAGAAATGTACCCCAACTTACCCAAACCGAATATCGAAGAACTCGGCGACCTCCGCACCATCGGTCAAATAGTCGATTACCTACAGCAGTTAGCTGGAGGTGAAAAAAAAAAGTCTGAGCCTGAGTTTGTCCAACAGCAGCCACCCCAATTAGAACATGAATTAGAGCATAATATCCAGCGCCATCTCGTCAAACTCAGAAGTCTACCACAGCCCGATTACTTGGATTTCACATTACCAGAGGGACACATCGGTTTAATTACCGATGATGGTTCCCTCACCACTTATAAATTAACTGAATCCCTAATCGAGAAAGGCTGGAAAGTAGTAGTTATCAGCTTTCCCCAATCGCTCATCGCCCAGCAAGCGCCCTTACCCACAGGAGTAACCCGCGTCACCTTAGCAAATTTGAGTGAAGAACATCTTCAACAACAATTGCAAGCGATCGCATCTCACTGCGGAGCGATTGGGGCCTTCATCCACCTCCATCCAATGTTTGTAGGAAATCACACCGGGAGTATTTCTTATAACGCATCAGAAAAGGCGATCGTCAAGCACGTATTTTTGATGGCAAAACACCTGAAACCCTCTCTCAACGAAGCCGCAAAGCATGGACGTAGTTGTTTCTGCACAGTTGCTCACCTTGATGGAGCCTTCGGTTTAGAGTACAAAGTTAACTTTGGTGCGATCGGCGCTGGTTTATTTGGATTAACCAAAACCCTGAGATGGGAATGGCCCAAAGTTTTCACTCGTGCGATCGACCTAAGCCCCAGACTTGACGCTAAACAGTCAGTACAAAACATCATCGCCGAACTTCACGATCCCAACCTTTATATAAGTGAAGTTGGCTACGGCTCACAAGGGCGAGTCACCATTATCGCCGATTAA